A region of Aliivibrio fischeri DNA encodes the following proteins:
- the rfaD gene encoding ADP-glyceromanno-heptose 6-epimerase, which produces MIIVTGGAGMIGSNIVKSLNDKGFNDILVVDNLKDGKKFKNLVDLDITDYMDKEDFITQIMAGDDFGPIEAIFHEGACSATTEWDGKYIMMNNYEYSKELLHFCIEREIPFLYASSAATYGETDTFIEEREYEGALNVYGYSKQQFDNYVRRLWADAEEHNETLSQITGFRYFNVYGPREQHKGSMASVAFHLNNQMNAGDNPKLFEGSDEFKRDFVYVGDVAAVNLWFLENGVSGIYNCGTGRAEPFRAVAEAVIKHHGKGEVETIPFPEHLKGAYQEFTQADLTKLRAAGCDVEFKSVADGVAEYMAMINK; this is translated from the coding sequence ATGATCATTGTAACTGGCGGCGCTGGCATGATTGGCAGCAACATTGTTAAGTCTTTAAATGACAAAGGTTTTAACGACATTTTAGTGGTTGATAACCTAAAAGATGGTAAAAAATTCAAGAACCTAGTGGATCTTGATATCACTGATTACATGGATAAAGAAGACTTCATTACGCAAATTATGGCGGGTGATGACTTTGGTCCTATCGAAGCTATTTTCCATGAAGGTGCTTGCTCTGCTACGACCGAGTGGGATGGCAAATACATTATGATGAACAACTATGAGTACTCTAAAGAGTTGCTTCATTTCTGTATTGAGCGTGAAATTCCATTCCTTTACGCGTCATCAGCAGCTACTTACGGTGAAACAGATACGTTTATCGAAGAACGTGAATACGAAGGTGCTTTAAACGTTTACGGTTATTCTAAACAACAGTTTGATAACTACGTTCGTCGCCTATGGGCTGATGCTGAAGAGCATAACGAAACACTATCTCAAATTACGGGTTTCCGTTACTTCAATGTGTATGGTCCTCGTGAACAACATAAAGGTTCTATGGCTTCGGTTGCTTTCCATTTAAATAACCAAATGAATGCGGGCGATAACCCTAAACTGTTTGAAGGTAGTGACGAGTTTAAACGTGATTTCGTTTACGTTGGTGATGTAGCTGCGGTTAACCTTTGGTTCTTGGAAAATGGTGTATCTGGTATCTATAACTGTGGTACTGGCCGTGCTGAACCATTCCGTGCTGTTGCTGAAGCGGTAATTAAACACCACGGTAAAGGTGAAGTGGAAACTATCCCATTCCCTGAGCACCTAAAAGGCGCATACCAAGAGTTTACTCAAGCTGATCTAACTAAGCTTCGTGCTGCTGGTTGTGATGTTGAGTTTAAGTCAGTAGCTGATGGTGTTGCTGAATATATGGCGATGATTAATAAGTAG
- a CDS encoding MBL fold metallo-hydrolase, producing MFTQSQNSNLEINLKHHGGKFGVTGSCHELSIKHNGNNHGILIDCGLFQGRDAKDKNGNERKLDIEFPIAHIKALILTHTHIDHIGRLPWLLAKGFKQPIYCTPATAELVPLMLDDGLKLQLGLNKGQRERVLALIRKQIKPIPYNQWHRIKLISTVKSSSSSSPLEAKRPCPSSLYLRFQPAGHILGSAYVEIKLPNNEIIVFSGDLGPSKTPLLPDPTPPKRADLLVIESTYGNKIHNSVETRSIRLQQIIERSLEDGGAIIIPAFSVGRTQELLFDIEHLIHHKKIDSKIPIILDSPLANKVTKQYRRFKKLWSKEATTKLNNHRHPLNFEQCIVIESHKEHMKIVNRLKSTAEPCIIVAASGMCAGGRVMNYLEALLPDKRTDIILAGYQANGTLGRDLQNQEHQVWIDNQPIDVNAQIHTMSGYSAHADQSDLIKFVEGIEEGRKEIVVVHGEDDVRREFERVLETRNYTLR from the coding sequence ATGTTCACACAATCACAAAACTCAAACCTGGAAATAAACCTCAAACATCATGGTGGAAAATTCGGCGTCACAGGCTCTTGCCATGAGCTCAGTATTAAGCACAACGGCAACAACCACGGAATCTTAATAGATTGCGGTTTGTTTCAGGGGAGAGATGCCAAAGATAAAAATGGAAACGAGAGAAAGCTCGATATTGAATTTCCCATCGCACATATAAAAGCGCTCATTCTTACTCATACACATATCGATCACATTGGGCGACTGCCTTGGTTATTAGCAAAAGGTTTCAAGCAACCCATCTACTGCACCCCAGCAACAGCAGAGCTCGTACCGCTCATGTTAGATGATGGATTAAAACTGCAACTAGGATTAAACAAAGGTCAAAGAGAAAGAGTATTAGCATTAATAAGAAAACAGATAAAACCCATCCCATACAACCAATGGCACCGAATTAAGCTCATTTCTACAGTTAAATCTTCTAGCTCTTCCTCGCCCCTCGAAGCGAAGCGTCCTTGTCCCTCGTCCCTTTATCTCCGTTTCCAACCCGCAGGCCATATCCTCGGTTCTGCTTATGTCGAAATTAAACTTCCCAACAATGAAATCATCGTATTTTCAGGTGATTTAGGGCCATCAAAAACGCCACTATTGCCTGACCCAACGCCACCGAAACGAGCCGATCTATTAGTCATAGAAAGTACTTACGGCAATAAAATTCATAACAGCGTAGAAACCAGATCTATTCGTTTACAACAAATCATCGAGCGTTCATTAGAGGATGGGGGAGCCATTATTATTCCTGCATTTTCTGTGGGCAGAACTCAAGAGCTACTGTTTGATATAGAGCACCTAATTCATCATAAAAAAATAGACTCAAAAATCCCCATTATTCTTGATTCACCATTAGCCAATAAAGTAACCAAACAATATCGACGTTTTAAAAAATTATGGAGTAAAGAAGCCACAACTAAGTTAAACAATCATCGTCATCCACTTAATTTTGAGCAATGCATCGTTATCGAAAGCCACAAAGAGCACATGAAAATAGTCAATCGACTAAAAAGCACTGCAGAGCCATGCATTATTGTCGCCGCAAGTGGCATGTGTGCCGGAGGTCGAGTCATGAATTACCTTGAAGCATTATTACCAGATAAACGAACCGATATTATTCTTGCAGGTTATCAAGCTAATGGAACGTTAGGGCGAGATCTTCAAAACCAAGAACATCAAGTATGGATAGATAACCAACCGATTGATGTTAATGCGCAAATCCACACCATGTCTGGATATTCTGCCCACGCCGATCAATCTGATTTGATTAAGTTTGTTGAGGGAATAGAAGAGGGAAGAAAAGAGATAGTAGTGGTGCATGGGGAGGACGATGTGCGTAGGGAGTTTGAGAGGGTTTTAGAGACTAGAAACTATACGCTGCGCTAG
- a CDS encoding four helix bundle protein — protein sequence MLFEKLKIWQRSARLACDVIELFEANKNYALKDQILRSSLSIPSNISEGEERETLKEKIRFYYYAKGSCGELLTQLLIAIETSSVPKEPALLLVKETREIAKVIATIIQKDKRNN from the coding sequence GTGTTATTTGAAAAGTTGAAGATATGGCAGCGTTCTGCTCGGTTAGCTTGCGATGTTATTGAATTATTTGAAGCAAATAAGAATTATGCATTAAAAGATCAAATTTTACGTTCTTCGTTATCTATTCCATCAAATATATCAGAGGGTGAAGAGAGAGAAACGCTTAAAGAAAAAATACGATTTTATTATTATGCAAAAGGTTCATGCGGAGAGTTACTTACACAGCTATTAATTGCAATTGAAACCTCAAGCGTACCAAAAGAACCCGCTCTTTTATTGGTTAAAGAAACAAGAGAAATCGCAAAGGTGATTGCAACCATTATCCAAAAGGATAAAAGAAATAACTGA
- a CDS encoding TetR/AcrR family transcriptional regulator — protein sequence MKTKDRIIHGALTLFNENGERSVTTNHIAAHLEISPGNLYYHFRNKEEIISGIFDNYAKELKTRFQPMAEDQQLNMPSVQVMLSYLDSIFELMWNYRFFYANLPDILSRDEILKQKYTKAQLALHDNLIAIMNNFRDSGLITLEDDELQALTKTLHLVASCWINYQTALLSDKEITENIIYQGMLQMLNVVRPMATEKGRDQILTLEAHYKERLYNSE from the coding sequence ATGAAAACAAAAGATAGAATCATTCACGGTGCCTTAACCCTTTTTAATGAAAACGGTGAGCGCAGCGTAACAACCAACCATATTGCAGCGCATCTTGAGATAAGCCCGGGCAACCTGTATTACCACTTCCGTAATAAAGAAGAGATCATCAGCGGCATCTTTGATAACTACGCAAAAGAGCTAAAAACTCGATTCCAACCAATGGCAGAAGATCAACAATTAAATATGCCAAGCGTTCAGGTTATGCTGAGTTACTTAGATTCAATCTTTGAATTGATGTGGAACTACCGTTTTTTTTACGCCAACCTACCTGATATTTTGAGCAGAGATGAAATACTAAAACAAAAATACACTAAAGCTCAGCTTGCATTACACGATAACTTAATAGCAATCATGAATAATTTTCGTGATTCTGGTTTAATCACGCTCGAAGATGATGAGCTACAAGCGTTAACTAAAACGCTGCACCTAGTTGCATCATGTTGGATAAATTATCAGACAGCCTTACTTTCAGACAAAGAGATAACAGAAAATATTATCTATCAAGGTATGCTACAGATGCTAAATGTAGTTAGGCCAATGGCGACAGAGAAAGGTAGAGATCAGATATTGACGTTAGAAGCGCATTATAAAGAGAGGCTATATAATTCAGAATAG
- a CDS encoding Wzz/FepE/Etk N-terminal domain-containing protein: protein MNAQISQQFQQCPLPPSYQNDEIDLKELFLVLWAGKLCIIGVTLLFAVGATIFAIQSPNIYESKAVLVVNVDPYGFIEDNGYMDGLELIHKANAEFPFISGKSMKDIVGKLANSSGSDFNKLSFSIDKRSGQISVFQQGQKAEDVYQNVLSFSQYVNQAYKQSELAKVTIELTLTKALLDQNQIEKVQNILAEKYAQQLYKVTILKNLNTKLLRVIQEPVKATSHIKPKRALIIVLGMLFGGILGVAIVLILFVFRKE from the coding sequence ATGAACGCTCAAATATCACAGCAGTTTCAGCAGTGCCCCTTACCGCCATCATATCAGAATGATGAAATTGATTTAAAAGAACTTTTCTTAGTTTTATGGGCGGGGAAGTTATGTATTATTGGTGTTACGCTTTTGTTTGCAGTTGGTGCAACAATATTTGCAATTCAATCACCAAATATTTATGAATCAAAAGCAGTGTTAGTTGTTAATGTGGACCCGTATGGATTTATTGAAGATAATGGTTATATGGACGGTTTGGAATTAATACATAAAGCTAATGCTGAATTCCCTTTTATTAGCGGAAAGTCGATGAAGGACATCGTTGGAAAATTGGCGAATAGTAGTGGCTCTGATTTTAATAAGCTGTCTTTTTCGATAGATAAGAGAAGTGGTCAAATTTCTGTATTTCAGCAAGGACAGAAAGCAGAAGATGTTTATCAGAATGTATTGAGTTTCAGTCAATATGTAAATCAAGCTTATAAGCAGAGTGAATTAGCTAAAGTCACTATTGAGCTAACATTAACAAAAGCGCTATTGGACCAAAACCAAATAGAAAAAGTGCAAAATATTCTTGCAGAAAAGTATGCGCAACAGCTTTATAAAGTTACGATTTTGAAAAATTTAAACACTAAACTACTTCGTGTAATCCAAGAACCAGTGAAAGCAACTAGCCATATCAAACCAAAGCGAGCTTTAATTATTGTGTTAGGTATGTTATTTGGGGGAATACTAGGTGTAGCTATAGTACTAATTCTATTTGTGTTTAGAAAAGAATAA
- a CDS encoding methionine adenosyltransferase domain-containing protein, producing the protein MQGRFTKVDDVLSQFIIDNFSLTPSWITKKFNLDKLSAETFFYVDVASRGQVGQSDYPWEQLDELDKFQLIE; encoded by the coding sequence ATACAAGGCAGATTTACAAAAGTAGATGATGTGTTATCACAATTCATTATTGATAATTTTTCTTTAACGCCAAGCTGGATTACTAAGAAATTTAATCTGGATAAACTAAGCGCTGAAACTTTCTTTTATGTTGATGTTGCATCTCGTGGTCAGGTTGGTCAAAGTGACTATCCTTGGGAGCAGTTAGACGAGTTAGATAAGTTTCAATTAATTGAGTAA
- the wecB gene encoding UDP-N-acetylglucosamine 2-epimerase (non-hydrolyzing): MVRKKVLTVFGTRPEAIKMAPLVHALACDERFESKCCVTAQHREMLDQVLELFEITPDYDLNLMKAGQTLNDVTARIIQELKPVLQEFKPDVVLVHGDTATTFATSLAAYYEQIEVGHVEAGLRTGNVYSPWPEEANRRLTGVLTKYHFAPTETSKENLLRENINSDDITITGNTVIDALLMIKHKIETDITLHEILTSQFSLLDESKKLILVTGHRRESFGSGFERICQSLAQIAQAYPEVQIVYPMHLNPNVREPVNRILSGIENIKLIEPQQYLPFIYLMMRADIILTDSGGIQEEAPSLGKPVLVMRDTTERPEAVSAGTVKLVGTNIEIITTELNKLLTDGNAYKEMSYAHNPYGDGKACKRILEKLSK, translated from the coding sequence ATGGTTAGGAAAAAAGTTCTTACGGTTTTTGGCACTCGTCCCGAAGCTATAAAAATGGCACCTTTAGTTCATGCTCTTGCCTGTGATGAAAGGTTTGAATCTAAGTGTTGTGTTACGGCACAACACCGTGAAATGCTTGACCAAGTGTTAGAGCTTTTTGAAATTACACCAGATTATGATCTTAACTTAATGAAAGCGGGCCAAACGTTAAATGATGTAACAGCTCGAATAATTCAAGAGTTAAAACCAGTATTACAAGAGTTTAAACCTGATGTAGTTTTAGTTCATGGTGATACAGCAACAACATTTGCAACAAGTTTAGCTGCATATTATGAGCAAATTGAAGTTGGTCATGTAGAGGCTGGCCTGCGAACTGGAAATGTTTATTCACCCTGGCCAGAAGAGGCAAATCGTCGTTTAACAGGTGTTTTGACTAAGTATCATTTTGCACCGACGGAAACATCTAAAGAAAATCTTCTTCGAGAAAATATTAATTCAGATGATATTACAATTACAGGTAATACAGTGATTGATGCTCTATTAATGATAAAACATAAAATTGAAACAGATATAACTTTACATGAAATACTTACGTCACAATTCTCATTATTGGATGAAAGTAAAAAACTAATTTTAGTTACAGGACATCGTCGAGAAAGCTTCGGTAGTGGTTTTGAGCGTATTTGCCAATCATTAGCTCAAATTGCACAAGCATACCCTGAGGTGCAGATTGTTTACCCAATGCATTTAAATCCTAATGTCCGTGAACCTGTGAATCGTATCTTGTCTGGGATTGAAAATATTAAGCTGATTGAGCCACAGCAATATTTACCATTTATTTATTTAATGATGCGTGCAGATATTATTTTAACTGACTCTGGTGGTATTCAAGAAGAAGCCCCTTCATTAGGAAAACCAGTGTTAGTGATGCGAGATACGACAGAGCGTCCAGAGGCAGTAAGTGCTGGTACTGTTAAGTTAGTTGGCACTAATATTGAAATAATTACAACTGAATTAAATAAGTTACTTACTGATGGAAATGCATATAAAGAAATGAGTTATGCTCATAATCCATATGGTGATGGTAAGGCTTGTAAACGAATTTTAGAAAAATTAAGTAAATAA
- the wecC gene encoding UDP-N-acetyl-D-mannosamine dehydrogenase — translation MSFKTIAVVGLGYIGLPTAAMFASRKKKVIGIDVNQRAVDTINQGKIHIVEPELDMIVHAAVSGGYLKATTQPEPADAFLIAVPTPFLPCEEGNIPAPDLSYIEAASKAIAPVLKKGDLVILESTSPVGATEQMAAWLAQDRTDLTFPQTHGEDADISIAHCPERVLPGHVVRELVENDRVIGGLTNRCSERSVELYKTFVQGECIITNARTAEMAKLTENSSRDVQIAFANELSIICDKLDINVWELISLANRHPRVNILQPGPGVGGHCIAVDPWFIVSKTPEEAQMIHTARKVNDSKPSWVVHKAKIAIADFLQENADKTVKDITIACYGLAFKPDIDDLRESPALNIVKDIIKMHTGKILTVEPNISNLPESLSCQLVALDDAREADIHIMLVDHKEFKEQSKPVGIVIDTKGIW, via the coding sequence ATGTCATTTAAAACTATTGCAGTTGTTGGTTTAGGTTATATTGGTTTGCCAACTGCTGCTATGTTTGCTTCACGTAAGAAGAAGGTAATTGGTATTGATGTTAATCAACGTGCTGTAGATACTATAAATCAAGGTAAAATACATATTGTAGAGCCAGAACTTGATATGATTGTTCATGCTGCTGTGAGTGGAGGTTATTTAAAAGCAACAACTCAACCAGAACCAGCTGATGCATTTCTAATTGCAGTACCAACGCCATTTTTACCTTGCGAGGAGGGGAATATTCCTGCTCCTGATCTTTCTTATATCGAAGCTGCAAGTAAAGCAATTGCTCCAGTATTAAAGAAAGGCGATTTGGTTATTTTAGAGTCGACCTCACCAGTAGGAGCTACAGAACAAATGGCGGCTTGGCTTGCCCAAGATCGTACCGACCTGACTTTTCCACAAACTCATGGTGAAGATGCAGATATTAGCATTGCACACTGTCCTGAGCGTGTTTTACCTGGTCATGTTGTACGTGAACTTGTTGAAAATGACCGTGTGATCGGTGGGTTGACTAATAGATGTTCTGAGCGAAGTGTTGAGCTTTATAAAACGTTTGTACAAGGCGAATGTATTATTACAAATGCTCGTACAGCCGAAATGGCAAAATTAACAGAAAATAGCTCTCGCGATGTACAAATTGCATTTGCCAACGAACTTTCAATTATTTGTGACAAGCTTGATATTAATGTATGGGAGCTAATTTCTCTGGCTAACCGTCATCCACGAGTGAATATTCTACAGCCAGGACCCGGTGTCGGTGGTCACTGTATTGCGGTTGATCCTTGGTTTATAGTATCAAAAACACCCGAAGAAGCACAAATGATTCATACAGCACGAAAAGTAAACGATAGCAAACCTAGTTGGGTTGTTCATAAAGCAAAGATAGCTATTGCGGACTTCCTACAAGAGAATGCTGATAAAACGGTAAAAGATATTACAATAGCTTGTTATGGTTTAGCATTTAAACCGGATATTGATGATTTACGGGAAAGCCCTGCTTTAAATATTGTTAAGGATATTATTAAGATGCATACGGGTAAAATACTTACAGTGGAGCCTAATATCTCGAACTTACCTGAATCGCTGTCTTGTCAGTTAGTGGCATTAGATGATGCAAGAGAAGCGGATATACATATTATGCTTGTTGACCATAAAGAATTTAAAGAGCAATCAAAACCAGTTGGAATAGTAATTGACACCAAGGGTATTTGGTAA
- the asnB gene encoding asparagine synthase (glutamine-hydrolyzing): MCGIIGEFFKITPSKLDGFLGRVDRIKHRGPNGQGISFFNKEKKYEIRSPQGLSSYDENLKYLYTDALAHVRLSIIDHSQDGLQPFVDGDLSLAFNGEIYNYIEIREELRNLGYEFSTDTDTEVVLKSYIEWGTDCFRRFNGMWGVCIYNRRKETVTLSRDRFGVKPLYYMDTDTSFFVASEIKALDISFINNDFLALFLEQNYIDFDKNTLYESVYQVEPSTVLIIDKLRAKTEFKYFDVDSYEEKNESVCDLIYDSIKLRNRADVKIGGLLSGGIDSSVIAGVTKKFNSDYKLFSAVFNDGRFCEKKYIQKTEEYLNLDVEYLTPEVDKLSESVAQQVYIQESPLRSMAQIYQYQLYKYISENTDIKVVFNGQGADETFSGYNEHIICYYLELLRNFNFSKFSKEISEYRIISGLSRINILRKIISLALSKPKKPKVTLLKSRSMLPPRTLQNRLKFNLMCSALPEYLKYDDRNSMAVGIESRLPFLDYRLVMRALSISPELKISEGIAKIPLREIARKDKLVDPKVLDRKDKAGFVSPQDIYMRTELKKDIIERINNIKKYNQFFNVSAIDSMIYDFLNDNPVDYNMIFRLYTTSIWIDKYNLRFKNEA; the protein is encoded by the coding sequence ATGTGTGGCATTATCGGCGAGTTTTTTAAAATTACCCCCTCAAAGTTAGATGGATTTTTAGGACGTGTAGATAGAATTAAACATAGAGGCCCAAATGGACAGGGGATATCTTTTTTTAATAAAGAAAAAAAGTATGAAATAAGATCACCTCAAGGGCTATCTTCTTACGATGAAAATTTAAAATATTTATACACTGATGCTCTAGCTCATGTCCGATTAAGTATTATAGACCATAGCCAAGATGGTCTTCAGCCATTTGTAGATGGTGATTTATCGTTAGCATTTAATGGAGAAATATATAATTATATTGAAATTCGCGAAGAACTAAGAAATCTTGGATATGAATTCTCTACGGATACTGATACTGAAGTTGTTTTAAAGTCATATATTGAATGGGGCACTGATTGCTTTCGACGATTCAATGGAATGTGGGGGGTATGTATTTATAATAGAAGAAAGGAAACTGTAACATTATCTCGTGATAGGTTTGGTGTAAAACCTCTGTATTATATGGATACCGACACTAGTTTTTTTGTTGCTTCAGAAATTAAAGCTCTTGATATCTCATTTATAAATAATGATTTTCTTGCCCTATTTTTAGAGCAGAACTATATCGATTTTGATAAAAATACACTTTATGAAAGCGTGTATCAGGTTGAACCAAGTACTGTCTTAATTATCGATAAGCTTCGAGCGAAAACTGAATTTAAGTATTTTGATGTTGACTCATATGAAGAGAAAAATGAGTCTGTTTGTGATCTTATTTATGATTCTATAAAGTTAAGAAATAGAGCTGATGTTAAAATTGGAGGGTTGCTTAGTGGGGGGATAGATTCCTCTGTTATTGCTGGTGTGACTAAAAAGTTCAATAGTGATTATAAATTATTTTCAGCGGTATTTAATGATGGGCGTTTTTGTGAAAAGAAATATATACAAAAAACTGAAGAATATTTAAACCTTGATGTGGAGTATTTAACTCCAGAAGTGGATAAATTGTCAGAAAGCGTTGCTCAACAAGTGTATATTCAAGAGAGTCCATTAAGAAGCATGGCTCAAATATATCAATATCAATTGTACAAATATATAAGTGAAAATACAGATATCAAAGTTGTTTTTAACGGTCAGGGTGCAGACGAGACTTTTTCTGGATATAATGAGCATATCATTTGCTATTATTTAGAGCTATTAAGAAATTTCAATTTTTCTAAATTTTCGAAGGAAATCTCTGAATATAGAATAATAAGTGGTTTAAGTAGAATAAATATATTAAGAAAAATAATATCATTAGCTTTATCTAAACCTAAAAAGCCTAAGGTTACATTATTGAAAAGTCGTTCGATGCTCCCTCCTAGAACTCTTCAAAATAGATTAAAGTTTAATCTAATGTGTTCGGCGTTACCAGAATATCTCAAGTATGATGATAGGAACTCAATGGCCGTAGGTATTGAATCTAGATTACCATTCTTAGATTATAGGCTTGTTATGCGAGCTCTTAGCATTTCTCCTGAATTAAAAATATCAGAAGGTATTGCTAAGATACCACTAAGAGAAATTGCTAGAAAGGATAAGCTTGTAGATCCTAAAGTATTGGATAGAAAAGATAAAGCAGGTTTTGTTTCGCCTCAAGATATATATATGAGAACAGAACTTAAGAAAGATATTATTGAACGTATAAATAATATTAAAAAATATAATCAATTTTTCAATGTAAGTGCGATTGATTCGATGATTTATGATTTTTTGAATGATAATCCTGTAGATTATAATATGATTTTTCGACTTTATACAACGTCGATATGGATTGATAAGTATAATTTGAGATTCAAAAATGAAGCGTAA